One stretch of Hydrogenovibrio kuenenii DSM 12350 DNA includes these proteins:
- a CDS encoding DUF3010 family protein: MVICGVELSGNDAIISLLKVEADIFHLPDCRVRRVTCQNPDKTEDLKYFQKTFAKLIQDYQIDNVVIRARLKKGKFAGGANGFKLEAALQLMPNVAVSLMSATEQKENLKKYPLPITFAETGLKKFQEPAFMAAFSYYAGQHEW, encoded by the coding sequence ATGGTGATTTGCGGTGTAGAGTTGAGTGGGAATGATGCGATTATCAGTTTACTGAAAGTAGAAGCGGATATTTTTCATTTGCCTGATTGTCGGGTACGACGAGTGACTTGCCAGAACCCAGACAAGACGGAAGATTTAAAGTATTTTCAAAAAACGTTTGCTAAATTAATCCAGGATTATCAGATTGATAATGTGGTGATTCGCGCACGCTTGAAAAAAGGCAAGTTTGCTGGCGGAGCGAATGGTTTTAAGCTAGAAGCTGCGCTACAGTTGATGCCGAATGTGGCGGTGTCTTTGATGTCGGCAACGGAACAAAAAGAAAACCTGAAAAAATATCCTTTGCCGATTACCTTTGCCGAAACCGGCTTGAAAAAATTTCAAGAACCAGCCTTTATGGCGGCATTTTCTTATTATGCCGGCCAGCATGAGTGGTGA
- a CDS encoding cupin domain-containing protein — MNDSYRLNMDLAEQAYTLGDQLEWVNSPSDGVSRVHLEREAKESGHTTSFVKFAPGSSFSPHTHPLGEEIYVMEGVFSDENGDYPAGTYLRNPPGSNHKPFTKEGCTLFVKLDQFQAGDTEQVVIRPEDQQWRPGIGNLEVLPLHQFKTESTALVFWPAGEVFQPHTHWGGEEIVVLSGTFIDESGHYPAGSWIRNPDQSRHHPYVEEDTLILVKVGHLIHLNDAVG, encoded by the coding sequence ATGAATGACTCTTATCGCCTCAATATGGATCTTGCCGAACAAGCTTATACGCTTGGCGATCAATTGGAATGGGTAAACAGCCCCTCTGATGGCGTCTCCCGTGTGCATCTTGAACGTGAAGCCAAGGAGTCCGGTCATACCACAAGCTTTGTGAAGTTTGCGCCAGGCTCCTCTTTTTCTCCCCATACTCACCCTTTGGGAGAAGAAATCTATGTAATGGAAGGGGTCTTTTCGGATGAAAACGGTGACTATCCCGCAGGCACCTACTTAAGAAATCCACCCGGCTCTAACCATAAACCGTTTACAAAAGAAGGCTGTACACTTTTCGTTAAACTGGATCAGTTTCAAGCCGGAGATACAGAGCAAGTGGTCATCCGCCCAGAAGATCAGCAATGGCGTCCTGGCATTGGTAACTTAGAAGTCTTGCCATTACATCAGTTCAAAACCGAATCGACTGCACTGGTTTTTTGGCCGGCCGGCGAAGTTTTCCAACCCCATACTCACTGGGGCGGAGAAGAAATCGTCGTCCTATCTGGAACCTTTATTGATGAAAGCGGGCACTACCCTGCTGGCAGCTGGATCAGAAACCCAGATCAAAGTCGTCATCATCCTTATGTTGAAGAAGATACATTAATATTGGTAAAGGTTGGTCACCTGATTCACTTAAATGATGCCGTAGGGTAA
- a CDS encoding AEC family transporter, whose amino-acid sequence MSSLISSISILVILIGLISALRHFGVLRKEDGNLFAHIVTHITLPAVIFDALSHAQQLEWDYILVVIFILLAESLMLMIAWFIGKTLKLADAQLGSLMLVSAFGSSALLGYAIIQEAFPGNADALSEAVVISELGVGIGLFTLGTMVAIYFGKKTSHAFTPLQSLVDFSKSPIFISIVLGLGYWLLGLPTHGAITEPLFDVIHLIAEANTFFVALTVGVLLQFSSLASILGLTLIVIFLKLILSPLLIWLPTLALDLKTWQVQVIILEAAMPSAMLSVVLATKYGCDGVLASRLVFMTTIASIVTTLLMVSWL is encoded by the coding sequence TTGAGCTCTCTTATTTCTTCTATTAGTATTTTGGTCATACTCATTGGTCTGATTAGCGCCCTGAGACATTTTGGCGTTTTGCGTAAAGAAGATGGCAATCTATTTGCCCACATCGTCACTCACATCACGCTACCGGCAGTTATTTTTGATGCGTTGTCCCACGCCCAACAACTTGAGTGGGATTATATTTTGGTCGTGATTTTTATCTTACTTGCTGAATCTTTAATGTTAATGATTGCCTGGTTTATCGGCAAAACACTAAAACTTGCTGACGCACAACTCGGCAGCCTCATGCTGGTATCTGCATTTGGAAGTTCGGCATTGCTTGGATATGCCATTATCCAAGAAGCTTTTCCTGGTAATGCCGATGCACTGTCAGAAGCGGTTGTGATTTCAGAATTAGGTGTGGGAATTGGCCTGTTTACACTTGGGACAATGGTGGCCATTTATTTCGGCAAAAAAACCTCCCATGCTTTTACGCCACTGCAAAGCTTAGTAGATTTTTCTAAGTCACCTATTTTTATTTCCATTGTGCTAGGTCTTGGCTACTGGCTTCTAGGCTTGCCAACTCATGGCGCAATCACTGAACCACTATTCGATGTCATCCATTTAATCGCAGAAGCCAACACCTTCTTTGTTGCTTTAACCGTAGGCGTATTACTGCAATTCAGTTCTTTAGCCAGCATTCTAGGCTTAACCCTAATTGTTATTTTTCTTAAGTTGATTTTGAGCCCTTTGCTGATTTGGCTACCTACCTTAGCATTGGATTTAAAAACCTGGCAAGTTCAGGTCATTATCCTAGAAGCCGCCATGCCTTCGGCAATGCTAAGCGTAGTATTGGCTACAAAATATGGGTGTGATGGGGTTTTAGCATCGAGATTGGTTTTTATGACAACCATCGCCAGTATCGTGACAACGCTATTGATGGTAAGTTGGTTGTGA